In a genomic window of Actinomycetota bacterium:
- a CDS encoding LytTR family DNA-binding domain-containing protein, with protein MRGDSGGETMTNDPIHVLVIDDDKLIVEMIKMGLEIENMVVYSAGDGGEGIEVLARERIDVVILDIMMPRVDGWMALMEIRNNPATASIPVIMLSAKTQDLAKILAFKQGVQQYVTKPFSVAELAARVESLARNSRQVAMAGPRAGESEFRKLAVRKGGKTVLLSIDDVVLMSARNKSTYAHTFENQYLVDMTLGELEERLVKDNFVRIHRSFMVSLDKIKEIVREDGSFVVVVSDRDESRIPVARRQARAFREAVGI; from the coding sequence ATGCGCGGCGACTCAGGCGGTGAGACCATGACGAACGACCCGATCCATGTCCTGGTGATTGATGATGATAAACTCATCGTCGAGATGATCAAGATGGGCCTTGAGATCGAGAATATGGTCGTGTACAGCGCCGGCGACGGCGGCGAAGGCATCGAGGTGCTGGCGCGCGAGCGGATCGATGTCGTGATACTCGACATCATGATGCCTCGGGTCGATGGCTGGATGGCCTTGATGGAGATTCGCAACAATCCAGCGACCGCTAGCATCCCAGTGATCATGCTGAGCGCCAAGACGCAGGATCTCGCAAAGATTCTCGCTTTCAAGCAAGGCGTTCAGCAGTACGTCACCAAGCCTTTCAGCGTCGCCGAGCTTGCCGCACGCGTCGAGTCCCTGGCCAGAAACAGCCGACAGGTGGCAATGGCAGGACCCAGGGCTGGAGAAAGTGAGTTCCGGAAGCTCGCAGTGCGAAAGGGCGGGAAGACGGTGCTGCTCTCAATCGACGATGTCGTCCTTATGTCGGCGCGGAATAAGTCGACGTACGCACACACTTTCGAGAACCAGTACCTGGTGGACATGACGCTGGGTGAATTGGAAGAGCGACTTGTGAAGGACAATTTCGTGCGTATACATCGTTCGTTCATGGTCAGCCTCGACAAAATTAAGGAGATAGTCAGAGAAGACGGCTCCTTCGTGGTCGTGGTTTCTGATCGCGATGAAAGCCGTATCCCCGTTGCGCGCAGACAGGCGCGCGCTTTTCGAGAGGCGGTCGGGATCTAG
- a CDS encoding response regulator transcription factor, with protein sequence MRGDSGGETMTNDPIHVLVIDDDKLIVEMIKMGLEIENMVVYSAGDGGEGIEVLARERIDVVILDIMMPRVDGWMALMEIRNNPATASIPVIMLSAKTQDLAKILAFKQGVQQYVTKPFSVAELAARVESLARNSRQVAMAGPRAGESEFRKLAVRKGGKTVLLSIDDVVLMSARNKSTYAHTFENQYLVDAIEYTQWHNAKMNG encoded by the coding sequence ATGCGCGGCGACTCAGGCGGTGAGACCATGACGAACGACCCGATCCATGTCCTGGTGATTGATGATGATAAACTCATCGTCGAGATGATCAAGATGGGCCTTGAGATCGAGAATATGGTCGTGTACAGCGCCGGCGACGGCGGCGAAGGCATCGAGGTGCTGGCGCGCGAGCGGATCGATGTCGTGATACTCGACATCATGATGCCTCGGGTCGATGGCTGGATGGCCTTGATGGAGATTCGCAACAATCCAGCGACCGCTAGCATCCCAGTGATCATGCTGAGCGCCAAGACGCAGGATCTCGCAAAGATTCTCGCTTTCAAGCAAGGCGTTCAGCAGTACGTCACCAAGCCTTTCAGCGTCGCCGAGCTTGCCGCACGCGTCGAGTCCCTGGCCAGAAACAGCCGACAGGTGGCAATGGCAGGACCCAGGGCTGGAGAAAGTGAGTTCCGGAAGCTCGCAGTGCGAAAGGGCGGGAAGACGGTGCTGCTCTCAATCGACGATGTCGTCCTTATGTCGGCGCGGAATAAGTCGACGTACGCACACACTTTCGAGAACCAGTACCTGGTGGACGCGATAGAGTATACTCAGTGGCATAATGCGAAGATGAACGGTTGA